A single genomic interval of Falco naumanni isolate bFalNau1 chromosome 11, bFalNau1.pat, whole genome shotgun sequence harbors:
- the ELOVL1 gene encoding elongation of very long chain fatty acids protein 1: MEGIVTMYQDFMKKADPRIADYPLMQSPFLVMGILLAYVYFVLSLGPRLMANRKPLNLKKFMVLYNFFLVGLSLYIVYEFLMAGWLTGYTWRCDPVDFSQDPKALRMVSVAWLFVFSKFIELTDTVIFVLRKKNEQVTFLHLFHHSVLPWSWWWGAKFGPGGMGSFHAMINSMVHVVMYFYYGLSAAGPAFQKYLWWKKHITAIQLAQFVIVSVHISQYYFMPSCQYQFPIFIHLIWIYGTIFFILFSNFWYQSYTKGKRLPRVAQQAAQHNGSSIHENGTVTNGKVKAN; the protein is encoded by the exons ATGGAGGGGATTGTGACCATGTATCAGGACTTCATGAAGAAAGCAG ACCCCCGCATTGCTGATTATCCACTGATGCAGTCCCCGTTCCTTGTGATGGGCATCCTTCTGGCATATGTCTACTTTGTACTGTCCTTGGGTCCCCGGCTAATGGCCAACAGGAAACCTTTAAACCTGAAAAAGTTCATGGTCCTGTACAACTTCTTTCTGGTGGGGCTGTCACTCTACATAGTCTATGAG TTCCTGATGGCAGGGTGGCTTACTGGGTACACGTGGCGATGTGACCCTGTGGACTTCTCGCAGGACCCCAAGGCCCTCAGG ATGGTCAGTGTTGCTTGGCTCTTTGTCTTCTCCAAGTTCATCGAACTGACTGACACG GTGATCTTTGTCCTGCGGAAGAAGAATGAACAGGTCACATTCCTGCACCTCTTCCACCACTCTGTTCTGCCTTGGAGCTGGTGGTGGGGAGCAAAATTTGGTCCAG GGGGAATGGGTTCATTCCATGCCATGATCAATTCCATGGTGCATGTTGTCATGTACTTCTACTATGGGCTCTcagcagcaggacctgcctttcagaaGTACCTGTGGTGGAAGAAGCACATCACAGCCATCCAGCTG GCACAGTTTGTGATTGTCTCCGTCCACATCTCCCAGTATTACTTCATGCCCAGCTGCCAGTACCAGTTCCCCATCTTCATCCATCTCATCTGGATTTATGGGACCatcttcttcatcctcttctcCAACTTTTGGTACCAGTCCTACACCAAGGGCAAACGGTTGCCCAGGGTGGCTCAGCAAGCAGCCCAGCACAACGGTAGCAGCATTCATGAGAACGGCACTGTCACCAATGGCAAGGTCAAAGCCAACTAG